The following are from one region of the Leptospira perdikensis genome:
- a CDS encoding 7TM diverse intracellular signaling domain-containing protein — translation MTQLRRINLFLSILIFMSCGTNFPERPLIQYTFETKTLEQILSSGPVWSKAHELKYNFGYWKPSVWVKFDVSNPYEETNDYILELEAPWVDSVLLGWESGGVIVQKQFDGSKPFAEREIQHRNPIYKLSLKPYETKTIYVFIQNSGILSAPFRIWKINSFFDRMERDYIANGVYFGIILALLLYNLLIYISVREKAYVYYCMYLATLAINYSLLGGFFKQLFFPNVAMSVKPYLYVSVNVSLTFVGLFSLTFLNLKKINPFLHRLIFFSVVAFGMMAICSFVIPSNWIEVSFIYTFPYIFLLLMSAGAYSYVKGVKSSLFFLFAWVTLFIGVIFDSLTKASLIPSSTFGRYGVQIGTAFEVILFSLALGRRLRFLLEENLIAQNQLTTIKKDLETARKIQMRILPDKLPTNQKLSMVVSYHPLYDVGGDFYDYFEFSDGFGLVIADVTGHGVSAALDSSTVKIAFRNAKEFKESPKELIAAMNRFLCTSLSARFVSAAYFYIDFSQMKLYFSSAGNPPFVLIRNGEIESFECPGLLLGVRSNFEYEQKMIGLEEGDRILIFTDGLYENLKPDEEPDAILFPEIEPLVGFPQNAFHTNLLNRLSAMRQVSKDDITLVSIDLTKV, via the coding sequence ATGACCCAACTCAGAAGAATTAATTTATTTCTATCCATTCTGATTTTTATGTCCTGCGGCACAAATTTCCCAGAACGTCCTCTCATCCAATATACTTTCGAAACGAAGACCTTGGAACAAATCCTTTCCAGTGGACCTGTTTGGTCCAAAGCGCACGAACTTAAATATAATTTTGGTTATTGGAAACCTTCGGTTTGGGTAAAGTTTGATGTCTCGAATCCTTATGAGGAAACCAATGATTATATTCTAGAATTGGAAGCTCCTTGGGTAGATAGCGTCCTGTTAGGTTGGGAATCGGGAGGTGTGATCGTTCAAAAACAATTTGATGGTTCTAAACCTTTTGCCGAAAGAGAAATACAACATAGAAACCCGATTTATAAATTATCTTTAAAACCTTATGAAACCAAAACCATTTATGTTTTCATCCAGAATTCGGGAATCTTAAGCGCCCCATTTCGGATTTGGAAAATTAATTCCTTTTTCGATAGAATGGAAAGAGACTATATTGCCAATGGAGTTTATTTTGGGATCATACTTGCATTACTCTTATACAATTTACTAATATATATCAGCGTTCGAGAAAAAGCTTATGTATATTATTGTATGTACCTAGCAACTTTAGCCATCAATTACTCATTACTTGGAGGGTTTTTTAAACAGCTGTTCTTTCCAAATGTAGCGATGTCAGTAAAGCCCTATCTTTATGTTTCAGTCAACGTATCCCTTACTTTTGTGGGTCTTTTTTCGTTAACATTTTTAAATTTAAAAAAGATAAACCCATTTTTACATCGATTGATTTTCTTTAGTGTAGTTGCTTTTGGAATGATGGCAATTTGTTCTTTTGTAATTCCATCTAACTGGATCGAAGTTTCCTTTATTTATACTTTCCCTTATATCTTCCTTTTGTTGATGTCTGCGGGTGCTTATTCCTATGTAAAAGGAGTGAAGTCCTCTTTGTTTTTTCTTTTTGCATGGGTGACACTGTTTATTGGTGTCATTTTTGATTCTTTGACTAAGGCCTCACTCATCCCATCTTCAACTTTCGGTCGTTATGGGGTACAAATTGGGACTGCATTTGAGGTGATTTTGTTCTCTCTTGCCTTGGGCAGGAGGTTGCGTTTTTTGTTGGAAGAAAATCTAATCGCTCAGAACCAACTAACGACAATTAAGAAAGATTTGGAAACTGCAAGAAAAATCCAAATGCGTATATTGCCTGATAAGTTGCCAACAAATCAAAAATTATCGATGGTTGTGTCTTATCACCCGCTTTATGATGTGGGTGGTGATTTCTATGATTATTTTGAGTTTTCTGATGGTTTTGGTCTTGTGATTGCTGATGTGACGGGTCATGGAGTGAGTGCGGCACTTGATTCCTCAACAGTTAAAATTGCATTCCGAAATGCGAAAGAGTTTAAGGAGTCACCTAAAGAGCTGATTGCCGCCATGAACCGTTTTCTTTGTACAAGTCTCAGTGCTCGTTTTGTCAGTGCAGCCTATTTCTATATCGATTTTTCTCAAATGAAATTATACTTTAGTTCTGCCGGGAATCCTCCCTTTGTTTTGATTCGTAATGGAGAAATAGAATCATTCGAATGTCCTGGTCTATTGCTTGGAGTTCGATCTAATTTCGAATACGAACAAAAAATGATTGGTTTGGAGGAAGGGGATCGTATACTTATTTTTACCGATGGATTGTATGAAAATCTAAAACCAGATGAAGAACCCGACGCAATTTTATTCCCGGAAATAGAACCTTTGGTAGGATTCCCTCAGAATGCGTTTCATACAAATCTTCTGAACAGATTGTCCGCAATGCGACAAGTATCAAAAGATGATATTACTTTGGTTTCTATAGACCTAACGAAAGTTTAA
- a CDS encoding MASE3 domain-containing protein, whose protein sequence is MYRIDPLFAVLKNNHLYLGVTLFCLFPLLLVGTFPNYFYREYEIGYFLVFHNVTEIFSVIVSFSIFGLGYFSYSQSRNPHTLFLGVGFLVVGLIDFMHTLGYRGMPDFITPNSGNKSSQFWIFSRMITAMVLFGAIYIKPERSYRLVKERFLMFFAFLLVSVVFLLVIFYSHWIPQTYEQGKGLTAFKKNAEFVIITILFLSLILYKKAGFYVSTKQRQYYLSAFIVCIFSEMVFAFYTSVFDVYNVIGHIYKIGAFYLIYKAVFLAAINDPYEKLIQSNRLLSKEIEENKTYAEVIRKSLLEKENLVAEIFHRTKNSIQMVRSILMIQASDFPDDKNIQAIVEDTSIKIQTMSLVHDHLYANKDLSEIPVSDYLNSLVDMVRNAYPISELDIHVNFEVGEGSLLLDTAVPLGLVFTELLSNSFKYAFPDQKVGQISILFSFDGNVCHFEYSDNGIGLPAGFDLQNQKKLGLSLAKVIAEKQMRGTLSIDGTQGFRMKLSFPSDLYKRRV, encoded by the coding sequence ATGTATAGAATTGATCCTCTTTTTGCAGTTTTGAAAAACAATCATCTATATTTAGGTGTTACCTTGTTTTGTCTGTTCCCACTTCTGCTTGTCGGTACATTTCCTAATTACTTTTATCGTGAGTATGAAATCGGCTATTTTTTGGTATTTCATAATGTAACTGAAATCTTTAGTGTTATTGTATCTTTTTCTATTTTTGGCCTTGGATACTTTTCTTATTCGCAAAGCCGTAACCCTCACACTTTGTTTCTCGGTGTTGGATTTCTTGTTGTTGGGTTGATTGATTTTATGCATACACTTGGGTATCGAGGAATGCCTGATTTTATTACGCCAAACTCGGGTAACAAGTCGTCTCAGTTTTGGATTTTTTCCCGTATGATCACGGCAATGGTTTTGTTTGGTGCCATCTATATCAAACCAGAGAGAAGCTATCGTTTGGTTAAAGAAAGGTTTTTGATGTTCTTTGCCTTTCTTTTGGTTTCTGTTGTTTTCTTGTTGGTTATTTTTTATTCCCATTGGATCCCTCAGACTTATGAACAGGGGAAAGGGTTAACGGCTTTCAAAAAAAATGCGGAGTTTGTGATCATTACAATCCTTTTTTTGTCTCTCATTCTTTATAAGAAGGCTGGCTTTTATGTTTCAACAAAACAAAGGCAATATTATTTATCTGCTTTCATTGTTTGTATTTTTAGTGAGATGGTTTTTGCTTTTTACACTAGTGTGTTTGATGTGTACAACGTGATTGGCCATATTTATAAAATTGGGGCTTTTTATTTGATTTATAAAGCTGTTTTCCTTGCTGCTATCAATGATCCATATGAGAAACTAATTCAAAGTAATCGACTTCTTTCCAAAGAAATTGAAGAAAATAAAACTTATGCAGAAGTGATCAGAAAGTCTTTGTTGGAAAAGGAAAACTTAGTCGCCGAAATTTTTCATAGAACCAAAAATTCAATTCAAATGGTTCGTTCTATCTTAATGATACAAGCATCAGATTTTCCGGATGATAAAAATATTCAGGCCATTGTAGAAGATACTTCGATCAAAATCCAAACCATGTCGTTGGTTCATGATCATTTATATGCCAACAAAGATTTAAGTGAAATCCCAGTTTCAGATTATTTGAATTCGTTAGTTGATATGGTTCGAAATGCCTATCCTATTTCAGAGTTAGATATTCATGTTAATTTCGAGGTAGGGGAGGGGTCTCTACTTTTGGATACCGCTGTTCCTCTTGGACTTGTATTTACAGAGTTACTTTCAAATAGTTTTAAGTATGCCTTTCCTGATCAAAAGGTAGGGCAAATTTCAATTTTGTTTTCATTTGATGGGAATGTTTGCCATTTTGAATATAGTGACAATGGAATTGGATTACCGGCGGGATTTGACTTACAGAACCAGAAGAAGTTGGGTTTAAGTTTGGCGAAAGTGATTGCAGAGAAACAAATGAGAGGAACCTTGAGTATTGATGGTACTCAAGGTTTTCGGATGAAGTTGAGTTTCCCCAGTGATTTATACAAAAGAAGGGTTTAG
- a CDS encoding FecCD family ABC transporter permease: protein MKKKFLFITFCILFTIFSAFASSLFGAMSIHWGDLFLSDSMESRVFFELRIPRILLGLMVGGSLAWSGALAQGLFRNPIVDPGLIGITAGCSLFASIAIVLGSSIPFLHSIWSVVLFSFVGGISSSFIIFFFAKSKGRTDVFSMLLSGIAVNAICFSAIGILSYIANEAQLRNLSLWNMGSLGGASWNLLKSFSCFFVLPLLVSPLIAKQLNVFILGEREATHLGISTELLKTSIILLIGVSVGACVSIVGNIGFVGLAVPHIVRLAIGQDYRYLLITTYILGGGLLCFADAICRVIIAPSEIPVGIATALLGSPFFLSLIRKRMHSI, encoded by the coding sequence ATGAAGAAAAAATTTCTTTTTATCACATTCTGTATTCTTTTTACTATTTTTTCTGCGTTTGCCTCTTCACTATTCGGTGCGATGAGTATTCACTGGGGAGACTTATTCCTCAGTGATAGTATGGAATCTCGAGTTTTTTTCGAGTTACGTATACCAAGAATCCTTTTAGGACTTATGGTAGGAGGATCTCTTGCTTGGTCTGGAGCATTGGCTCAAGGTTTATTTAGAAACCCTATTGTAGATCCAGGTCTTATTGGGATCACAGCAGGATGTTCTTTATTTGCATCCATTGCGATTGTACTTGGTAGTTCCATTCCATTTTTACATTCCATATGGAGTGTTGTCCTCTTTTCTTTTGTCGGAGGAATTTCATCGTCCTTCATTATTTTCTTTTTTGCAAAATCAAAAGGAAGAACCGATGTTTTTTCAATGTTACTCTCTGGTATCGCAGTTAATGCAATTTGTTTTTCAGCGATTGGGATTTTAAGTTATATCGCCAATGAAGCACAACTCCGGAATCTTTCTCTTTGGAATATGGGAAGTTTAGGTGGCGCTTCTTGGAACCTCTTAAAATCATTTTCCTGTTTTTTTGTATTACCACTTCTCGTAAGTCCCCTTATTGCGAAACAGTTAAACGTATTCATTCTTGGAGAGAGAGAAGCGACCCATTTAGGAATATCTACGGAACTTTTAAAAACCTCAATCATCCTCCTAATTGGTGTGAGCGTAGGAGCTTGTGTTTCTATTGTAGGTAACATTGGATTTGTTGGTTTGGCAGTACCTCACATTGTCAGACTTGCGATTGGACAAGACTATCGATATTTACTGATTACAACTTATATATTGGGTGGTGGTCTACTTTGTTTTGCCGATGCAATTTGTCGTGTGATCATCGCTCCTTCGGAAATTCCAGTGGGTATTGCGACTGCCTTACTCGGATCACCATTTTTTCTTAGTTTGATCAGAAAAAGGATGCACTCTATATGA
- a CDS encoding hemin-degrading factor: MNENLKQQWENLTKEMPKLRIRDAAKHLKVSEAELLATKIGPSVQLLKPDWADFLLKTTSLGYVMALTRNESCVHERKGVYKDVSVNGQTALAVGEDIDLRIFLKDWKYGFYVEEPRENEVMRSFQFFDSKGEAVHKIYQTDKSLVDGWKNLKNQFVDETATFTTPTAGTVPKTETNDPKEVPQFLEAWSKLEDTHDFFSLLRKFQYSREFSLKVASGKFSFKISTEDFLNLMGQASKLDLDIMIFVGNPGMIQIHTGKIQKLEPMGPWFNVLDPEFNLHLRTDRIESVYIVDKPTKDGTVTSVEVFDNEGILILQMFGKRKPGIPQSDVWFQLSREYTNKSEELNPSFV, encoded by the coding sequence ATGAATGAAAATTTAAAACAACAATGGGAAAACTTAACAAAAGAAATGCCCAAACTTAGAATCCGTGACGCTGCCAAACACTTAAAAGTAAGCGAAGCAGAGCTTCTTGCCACAAAAATCGGACCTTCCGTACAACTGTTAAAACCAGACTGGGCAGACTTTTTACTTAAAACAACAAGTCTAGGTTATGTGATGGCACTAACAAGAAACGAATCCTGTGTCCACGAAAGAAAAGGAGTTTATAAAGATGTATCAGTCAACGGACAAACAGCCCTTGCTGTTGGCGAAGACATAGACCTACGAATTTTTCTTAAAGATTGGAAGTATGGTTTTTATGTAGAAGAACCAAGAGAAAACGAAGTGATGCGTAGTTTTCAATTTTTTGACTCCAAAGGCGAAGCAGTTCACAAAATCTACCAAACAGATAAATCATTGGTAGACGGTTGGAAAAATCTCAAAAACCAATTTGTAGATGAGACAGCAACCTTCACAACACCAACAGCCGGAACAGTACCGAAAACAGAAACCAATGACCCAAAAGAAGTCCCTCAATTCTTAGAGGCATGGAGCAAACTGGAAGACACACATGACTTCTTTTCTTTACTTCGTAAATTCCAATACTCCCGCGAATTTTCACTAAAAGTCGCAAGTGGGAAGTTTTCTTTTAAAATTTCTACAGAAGATTTCTTAAATCTAATGGGTCAGGCAAGCAAACTGGATTTGGACATCATGATCTTTGTCGGAAATCCAGGAATGATTCAAATTCATACCGGAAAAATTCAAAAACTAGAACCGATGGGACCATGGTTTAATGTCTTGGATCCAGAATTCAATCTACACCTAAGAACCGACAGAATTGAATCCGTATACATCGTCGACAAACCAACAAAAGACGGCACAGTAACATCCGTAGAAGTTTTTGACAACGAAGGTATTTTGATTTTACAAATGTTTGGAAAACGCAAACCAGGGATCCCACAATCAGATGTTTGGTTTCAACTTTCTAGAGAGTATACAAATAAAAGTGAGGAACTAAACCCTTCTTTTGTATAA
- a CDS encoding heme ABC transporter ATP-binding protein — protein sequence MTIQAIDLDYSIGSKQILSKIELEIHPGELHVLIGRNGAGKSSLFHMLCGDIYPQKGTIYLDGVELRNYSKSQLAKIRAVLTQETNITFPIHSEAVIALGRHPHATDVSRDKEIVQTCLKITDSIGQREQNYATLSGGERQKINFGRILAQAWETPPRYIFLDEPVSALDIPNQYKTLNICRHMADQGYAVFMILHDLNLAAQYADKVTLLHQGRIIKSGKPNEVLTSENLETAFGIKTRILNAPEGNFIIPEIIGETI from the coding sequence ATGACAATACAAGCCATCGACTTAGATTATTCGATTGGATCGAAACAAATTCTTTCTAAAATAGAATTAGAAATTCATCCAGGTGAACTCCATGTTTTAATTGGGCGAAATGGCGCCGGAAAATCATCCCTCTTTCATATGTTATGTGGTGATATATATCCACAAAAAGGGACCATATATTTGGATGGAGTGGAACTACGGAACTATTCCAAAAGTCAGTTGGCCAAAATCCGAGCAGTCCTTACACAAGAAACGAATATCACTTTTCCCATCCATTCAGAAGCAGTGATTGCCCTTGGTCGTCACCCTCATGCAACAGATGTGTCTAGAGATAAAGAAATCGTTCAAACCTGTCTAAAAATTACTGATTCGATAGGCCAAAGAGAACAAAACTACGCGACCCTTTCTGGTGGAGAGAGACAAAAGATAAACTTCGGTAGAATCTTAGCACAAGCCTGGGAAACACCACCAAGATATATATTTCTTGATGAACCGGTATCTGCTTTAGATATACCCAACCAATACAAAACTCTGAATATCTGCAGGCATATGGCAGATCAAGGATATGCTGTATTTATGATCTTACATGACTTAAATCTAGCAGCACAGTATGCGGACAAAGTCACCCTACTCCATCAAGGAAGAATCATTAAATCAGGAAAACCAAATGAAGTCCTCACATCCGAAAATTTAGAAACTGCATTTGGAATTAAAACAAGAATTCTAAACGCACCAGAGGGCAATTTTATCATTCCAGAAATCATAGGAGAAACAATATGA
- a CDS encoding heme/hemin ABC transporter substrate-binding protein, translating into MRLILFCIDAYSLLFEPWIMIQFNLTKTLGTLLVSIIVLTSPIFAEPNHRIVSANGTITEIIYALKLENQLVAVDSTSYFPKQATTLPNVGYQRTLTSEGILNVKPTQVIGLESAGPPATIQNLKDAGIPLLLFPDEYKLETPSNRVLEIGKIFGKQKEAENLAKSINEQIQKLKINKNNVKVLFIYSRNPSSVFISGTGTAAHAMIELSGAKNAVNEFSEYKPLTSEALAKANPDIILMPEKSAQGFGGEKAIWEINGMEFTRAGKEKNLILLDDLLLLGFGPRLPLALKTLNDKWKQLE; encoded by the coding sequence TTGAGACTCATTCTCTTTTGTATTGACGCCTACTCCCTCCTCTTTGAACCTTGGATCATGATTCAATTCAACCTGACCAAAACATTAGGAACCCTTTTGGTATCCATTATTGTTCTAACATCACCCATATTTGCAGAACCGAACCATCGAATTGTTTCTGCAAACGGCACAATCACGGAAATTATTTACGCACTCAAATTGGAAAACCAGTTGGTTGCCGTAGATTCAACTTCCTATTTCCCAAAACAAGCAACAACACTTCCGAATGTAGGTTATCAAAGAACACTCACAAGCGAAGGAATTTTAAATGTAAAACCGACACAAGTCATCGGATTGGAATCAGCAGGGCCACCTGCAACCATTCAAAATTTAAAAGATGCAGGGATTCCCCTTTTATTGTTTCCAGACGAATACAAACTCGAAACTCCCAGCAATCGCGTGTTAGAGATTGGTAAAATTTTTGGAAAACAAAAAGAAGCGGAAAATTTAGCAAAATCAATCAACGAACAAATTCAAAAGTTAAAAATCAATAAAAACAATGTGAAGGTTCTTTTCATCTATTCGCGAAATCCAAGTTCTGTATTTATTTCTGGAACTGGTACAGCTGCTCATGCAATGATTGAACTTTCCGGTGCCAAAAATGCGGTGAACGAATTCTCGGAATACAAACCACTTACGAGTGAAGCTTTAGCAAAAGCAAACCCTGATATCATTTTAATGCCAGAAAAATCGGCACAAGGATTTGGTGGTGAAAAGGCAATTTGGGAAATCAATGGAATGGAATTCACACGTGCAGGCAAAGAGAAGAATTTGATTTTACTTGATGATTTACTTCTTCTTGGATTTGGACCACGACTTCCATTAGCTTTAAAAACACTTAACGATAAATGGAAACAGCTGGAATGA